From Candidatus Acidulodesulfobacterium acidiphilum, a single genomic window includes:
- a CDS encoding Hsp20/alpha crystallin family protein yields MKKLVKFDPFYPIRNEIEKSFFDFFSPAVRNTAGYIEPAVDVVEQDENIIVKAQVPGIPKENIVIEVNGDQLTIKGEHKQEKEEKKENFYRQEIQYGSFYRIIDLPSEVDKENANAELKNGVLEVTLKKSKALSPKKIEIK; encoded by the coding sequence ATGAAAAAACTTGTTAAATTTGACCCTTTTTATCCTATTAGGAATGAGATTGAAAAAAGCTTTTTTGACTTTTTTAGTCCTGCGGTTAGAAATACGGCCGGTTATATAGAGCCTGCCGTGGACGTCGTCGAGCAAGACGAAAATATTATCGTAAAAGCGCAAGTTCCGGGAATACCTAAAGAAAATATAGTAATAGAGGTTAACGGCGACCAGCTGACGATAAAGGGCGAACACAAACAGGAAAAGGAAGAAAAAAAAGAAAATTTCTACCGGCAGGAGATTCAGTACGGTTCTTTTTACAGAATAATAGACCTTCCGTCGGAAGTAGACAAAGAAAACGCGAATGCCGAACTTAAAAACGGTGTGCTTGAAGTTACCCTGAAAAAGAGTAAGGCTTTGTCGCCGAAAAAAATTGAGATTAAATAA
- the ftsY gene encoding signal recognition particle-docking protein FtsY, whose translation MKIFEKFKNLGESLKKTKQELSNKISSIFGAGKIDAADIEKIEEALVLSDISYKTAVELIESVKKRLAKNKDLTTDIIKQALKDEVGDKISVEFPEIKDGNDKNIFIIVGVNGVGKTTTVGKLGKYYADRGKKVIIAACDTFRAAGKEQIEVWGQRTGIEVVSGKENQDPASVAHDAVQKFKEQDYNILLIDTAGRLHNKKHLMEELAKIKRVISKSYGSEPDEIFIVIDAGLGQNSLVQVEQFKEIVNITGVIVTKLDGSAKAGIIIDIISRMNLPVRFIGTGESPDDISEFSPEIFKDNLL comes from the coding sequence ATGAAAATATTCGAAAAATTTAAAAATTTAGGTGAAAGCCTTAAAAAAACTAAGCAGGAACTATCGAATAAGATAAGTTCTATTTTCGGCGCCGGCAAAATTGATGCCGCCGATATCGAAAAAATAGAAGAAGCGCTGGTTTTGTCGGATATTTCATATAAAACTGCCGTAGAATTAATAGAAAGCGTTAAAAAAAGACTTGCAAAAAATAAAGACTTGACTACCGATATTATAAAACAGGCATTAAAAGACGAAGTAGGGGATAAAATATCCGTTGAATTTCCGGAAATTAAAGACGGAAACGACAAAAATATTTTTATAATAGTCGGCGTTAACGGAGTAGGAAAAACGACGACCGTGGGAAAGCTCGGCAAGTATTACGCAGACAGGGGCAAAAAAGTTATTATAGCGGCGTGCGATACTTTCAGGGCTGCGGGAAAGGAGCAGATAGAGGTCTGGGGGCAGAGAACGGGAATAGAAGTCGTGTCCGGCAAGGAAAATCAAGACCCGGCGTCCGTAGCCCACGACGCCGTCCAGAAATTTAAAGAACAAGATTATAATATTTTGCTTATAGATACCGCAGGAAGGCTTCATAACAAAAAACATCTGATGGAAGAACTAGCCAAAATCAAAAGAGTAATATCAAAATCTTACGGCAGCGAACCGGACGAAATTTTTATAGTTATAGATGCAGGTTTAGGGCAAAATTCTTTGGTGCAGGTAGAACAGTTTAAGGAAATAGTAAATATTACCGGAGTTATAGTTACGAAATTGGACGGTTCCGCAAAAGCCGGCATTATAATAGACATAATAAGCAGGATGAACTTGCCGGTAAGATTTATAGGAACGGGAGAATCTCCCGATGACATATCGGAATTTTCCCCCGAAATCTTTAAGGATAATCTGCTTTAA
- the smc gene encoding chromosome segregation protein SMC, protein MHLKYIELFGFKTFPDKIRIPFDKGINVIVGPNGCGKTNIVDAVRFILGEQNLKELRLKSMNDIIFHGSNIRNGSSVALCRGVFENSAGGSFKYKDFSEIMVERRHFKNKETEYKINGISVPYREYLDFFNESGLSKHYSIIDSYKINSLLNFKPAELRLFFEEASGITKYKIQKKSASKKLEAAVNNLLRIGDLLGEVESRLEDLEKSAKKLEEYRLAETEKNRYEYVLYFRSKNKIISDIEKYKSELEIYSAQLAEAGARIASLLDMLTDAKTSFDDIEKTYKTAANEKNSRLIELAKLGSDIEYLEIKIKDMESEITKKTKEADEQDESRKRNAEKLTGLKEKLLNDESNFKNLNEKLNITAKSLSEKKEFMLKAKGILADIEDEILDIIEKSQNGKNKIIFIDKNIKNIEAKIIETQNNADKISAELKDAEVSFSQKNLDLKDNELSAETVKKRYSDNEAELIRLDKEFNEYFSQKNALEKELIKVNVEITKLKEFIGNREGFSEGVKDFLKSKKDYETFPLYDAIEIEPGFENAAAASFGDAVETVILDNIGYARKAIEYINADKRGKIKIFIPGKNKNKNDSENGGLECEVCRELNLVPIKEKIKLNYKNISFEDIGKDFYYCEDKNKILDYIERNNFFPEVNIITDDGSIFTSDGFISAGKDKDDDGANLFINKNKLSEYSALESVKKEELKSIETSLASVQSKIKEHKENKEKISGKIRALEMARFAIESDLKHIKNIVEKSKERYNILIRESANLEKEKQNEYGEKEELQDEIILLESEYKLKNAAKNEEEQKLAAAEKDIEKIKEEETALRIEINSAGQNINFLKKQIKDLEYNLSNYDKRINSLREQNEKYAREINAASEDLSAKRKNIEALNLSVKEADILIKESEAKLESLKEKISAAEKDIERANERKSDIEKKQNSLQAYININNEKLAEIDSNSAAVRLAGGLSEEDKIFIDGIADLSDNNIKKNIEQLSVKILEIGNVNMNAAEEYKTALERFDFLGKQKKDLENSIETLNGIIKKLDAVSKEKFKSSMSDIRQKFKELFVFLFGGGNADILSVVSKVSEEIEFEASQKPELNEKEADAEETQGMEINVQIPGKKFTGINILSQGERVLVAVSLLFAIFLTKKTPFCVIDEVDAPLDFANNARYNKLIEEISNYSQIIMITHNKKTMEVGKNIFGVTSKHPGISGIVSVAMN, encoded by the coding sequence ATGCATCTTAAATATATAGAGCTTTTCGGTTTTAAAACATTTCCCGATAAAATAAGAATACCTTTCGATAAAGGTATAAACGTAATAGTCGGTCCTAACGGATGCGGAAAAACCAATATCGTCGATGCCGTAAGATTTATTCTCGGAGAGCAGAACCTCAAAGAATTAAGATTGAAAAGCATGAACGATATAATATTCCACGGCTCAAACATAAGAAACGGTTCATCCGTCGCTTTGTGCAGGGGCGTTTTTGAAAACAGCGCAGGCGGAAGTTTTAAATATAAAGATTTTTCGGAAATAATGGTTGAACGCAGGCATTTTAAAAACAAAGAAACCGAGTATAAAATAAACGGGATTTCCGTTCCGTACAGAGAATATTTAGATTTTTTTAACGAAAGCGGTTTATCGAAACATTATTCCATAATAGATTCCTATAAAATTAACTCTTTGCTAAATTTTAAGCCGGCAGAATTACGTTTATTTTTTGAAGAAGCTTCCGGAATTACCAAATATAAAATCCAGAAAAAATCGGCTTCTAAAAAACTTGAGGCCGCCGTCAATAATCTTTTAAGAATAGGCGATCTGCTGGGCGAAGTCGAAAGCCGTCTCGAAGATTTGGAGAAATCGGCTAAAAAATTAGAAGAATACCGGCTCGCCGAAACCGAAAAAAACCGTTATGAATACGTATTGTACTTCAGGTCGAAAAATAAAATAATTTCCGATATAGAAAAGTATAAGTCCGAGCTTGAAATTTATTCGGCTCAGCTTGCGGAAGCGGGCGCGCGCATCGCTTCTTTATTAGACATGCTAACCGATGCTAAAACTTCGTTTGACGATATAGAAAAAACTTATAAAACAGCGGCAAACGAAAAAAACAGTCGCTTGATAGAACTTGCAAAGCTTGGTTCCGATATAGAATATTTAGAAATAAAAATTAAAGATATGGAATCAGAAATAACAAAAAAAACCAAAGAAGCGGACGAGCAGGACGAATCACGCAAAAGAAACGCCGAAAAATTGACGGGGTTGAAGGAAAAACTTTTGAACGACGAATCTAATTTCAAAAACCTTAACGAAAAATTAAATATAACGGCAAAATCTCTTTCCGAAAAAAAAGAGTTTATGCTGAAAGCCAAAGGTATCCTTGCGGATATCGAAGACGAGATTTTAGATATCATCGAAAAATCGCAAAACGGAAAAAACAAAATTATTTTTATAGATAAAAATATTAAAAACATAGAAGCAAAAATTATAGAAACGCAAAATAACGCAGATAAAATTTCCGCAGAATTAAAAGATGCGGAAGTTTCTTTTAGCCAAAAAAACTTGGATTTAAAAGATAACGAACTGTCCGCCGAAACCGTTAAAAAGAGATATTCGGATAACGAAGCCGAACTTATAAGGTTAGACAAAGAATTCAATGAATATTTCTCCCAAAAAAACGCTTTAGAAAAAGAGCTTATAAAAGTTAATGTTGAAATAACTAAACTTAAAGAGTTTATCGGAAACAGGGAAGGATTTTCCGAAGGCGTCAAAGATTTTCTTAAATCAAAAAAAGACTACGAGACATTCCCTTTATACGACGCGATAGAAATCGAACCCGGTTTTGAAAATGCGGCGGCGGCGAGTTTCGGAGATGCCGTGGAAACGGTTATATTAGATAATATCGGCTACGCAAGGAAGGCGATAGAATACATTAACGCCGATAAAAGAGGAAAAATTAAAATTTTTATTCCGGGAAAAAATAAAAATAAAAACGATTCCGAAAACGGCGGCTTAGAATGCGAAGTTTGCAGAGAGTTAAACCTTGTTCCGATAAAAGAAAAAATTAAATTAAATTATAAAAATATATCGTTTGAGGATATAGGTAAAGATTTTTATTACTGCGAAGACAAAAATAAAATTTTAGACTATATAGAGCGCAATAATTTTTTTCCTGAAGTTAATATAATAACGGATGACGGGTCGATATTTACGTCGGACGGTTTTATATCGGCAGGAAAAGATAAAGACGACGACGGAGCAAATCTTTTTATAAATAAGAATAAACTGTCCGAATATTCCGCATTAGAATCGGTGAAAAAAGAGGAACTTAAATCGATAGAAACCTCTTTGGCTTCCGTTCAGTCCAAAATTAAAGAACATAAGGAAAATAAAGAAAAGATAAGCGGCAAAATCAGGGCTTTGGAAATGGCGAGGTTTGCTATCGAAAGCGACCTGAAGCATATTAAAAACATAGTCGAAAAATCAAAAGAAAGATACAATATATTAATAAGAGAATCTGCAAACTTAGAAAAAGAAAAACAGAACGAATACGGGGAAAAAGAGGAATTGCAGGACGAAATAATTTTATTGGAAAGCGAGTATAAATTAAAAAATGCCGCAAAAAATGAAGAAGAGCAAAAATTAGCGGCTGCGGAAAAAGATATTGAAAAAATCAAAGAGGAAGAAACTGCTTTAAGGATAGAGATTAACTCGGCGGGACAGAATATTAATTTTTTAAAAAAACAGATAAAAGACTTGGAATACAACCTGTCGAATTACGATAAAAGGATTAACTCATTGCGCGAACAGAACGAAAAATATGCTCGCGAGATTAATGCCGCATCGGAAGATTTGTCCGCAAAAAGAAAAAACATCGAGGCTCTTAATTTATCGGTTAAAGAAGCCGACATTCTTATTAAAGAGTCCGAAGCTAAATTAGAATCTTTAAAAGAAAAGATTTCGGCAGCCGAAAAGGATATTGAAAGAGCAAACGAACGCAAGTCTGATATAGAAAAAAAACAGAACTCTTTGCAGGCTTATATAAATATTAATAACGAAAAACTTGCCGAAATAGATTCAAATAGTGCCGCAGTCCGTTTAGCCGGCGGACTTTCCGAAGAAGATAAAATTTTTATAGACGGCATAGCCGATTTAAGCGATAATAATATTAAAAAAAATATAGAACAACTTTCGGTAAAAATTCTAGAAATAGGCAACGTAAATATGAATGCCGCCGAAGAATACAAAACGGCGCTGGAACGTTTCGATTTTCTTGGAAAACAGAAAAAAGACTTAGAAAACTCAATCGAAACGCTCAACGGTATTATTAAAAAATTGGATGCAGTGTCCAAAGAAAAATTTAAATCAAGCATGAGCGATATAAGGCAAAAATTTAAAGAGCTTTTCGTTTTTTTGTTTGGAGGCGGAAACGCAGATATATTAAGCGTAGTTTCTAAGGTTTCGGAAGAAATAGAATTTGAAGCGAGCCAAAAACCCGAATTAAATGAAAAAGAAGCGGATGCCGAAGAAACTCAGGGAATGGAAATAAACGTCCAGATACCGGGAAAGAAATTTACCGGAATTAATATTTTATCTCAGGGCGAAAGGGTTCTGGTAGCCGTAAGCCTTTTATTCGCTATTTTTTTAACGAAAAAAACTCCGTTCTGCGTTATAGACGAGGTCGATGCTCCGTTAGATTTTGCCAACAACGCAAGGTATAATAAATTAATTGAGGAAATATCTAACTATTCCCAGATAATTATGATAACGCATAATAAAAAAACTATGGAAGTCGGTAAAAACATTTTCGGCGTAACCTCTAAACATCCGGGTATTTCCGGAATAGTGTCGGTTGCTATGAATTAA
- a CDS encoding RsmE family RNA methyltransferase, whose amino-acid sequence MHNRFFIEEKIEADGKISGKKIVLESIISHIKAFRKQAGSKILLYDGAGSVFSAEIIAIGKRSVTLELLSVDRYTEDGHKINIFLPLITSHIMDQLIARICELEICAVIPVITERSITLKNRKEISSKMSKWDKISKGAMIIAGKNFSTEIKEPETLEDAFKATENYGVKLIAAPQADLYLKKYLESFDFSKKDISMGIFIGPEGDFSVSELELSKKYGLTQVKLTDYIMSTFTASIYSVSNLICYSY is encoded by the coding sequence ATGCATAACAGATTCTTTATCGAAGAAAAAATAGAAGCAGACGGCAAAATTTCGGGAAAAAAAATAGTTTTAGAGTCTATAATTTCGCATATTAAAGCCTTTAGGAAACAAGCCGGTTCAAAAATTTTGCTTTACGACGGCGCAGGATCTGTATTTTCCGCAGAAATTATAGCAATAGGCAAAAGAAGCGTAACGTTAGAACTCTTGTCGGTAGATAGGTATACGGAAGACGGACATAAAATAAACATTTTTTTGCCTTTGATTACTTCACATATTATGGATCAGCTAATAGCCAGGATTTGCGAGCTTGAAATATGCGCCGTGATTCCCGTTATAACCGAAAGGTCGATAACTTTAAAAAACAGGAAAGAGATAAGCTCAAAGATGTCTAAATGGGATAAGATTTCTAAAGGCGCCATGATAATTGCGGGAAAAAATTTTTCTACGGAGATAAAAGAACCGGAAACATTAGAAGACGCATTTAAAGCGACCGAAAATTACGGCGTCAAACTTATAGCTGCTCCTCAGGCAGACTTGTATCTTAAAAAATATTTAGAATCTTTTGATTTTAGCAAAAAAGATATTTCTATGGGAATTTTCATAGGCCCCGAAGGCGATTTTTCGGTATCCGAGTTAGAACTTTCCAAAAAATACGGATTGACGCAGGTTAAGTTGACCGATTACATCATGAGTACTTTTACCGCTTCTATTTATTCGGTTTCCAATTTAATATGCTACTCGTATTAA
- a CDS encoding DUF502 domain-containing protein has protein sequence MGKTFLSKIRSRFLAGLTVVIPGALTIFIIVWLLKEINLIFNPFSVFLENYIHIYIPDIGLILLLILILASGYLITNLAGRSIINFYENVMLKIPVVNLLYKSTKQWVDIFSPGKSSFKKFVLVKYNDDKFIYGFLTSATGIKTGGKDEYAVVYIPTNHLYIGMNIIAKKEDVIDTGLKVEQGIQIVLSAGIAFPDSL, from the coding sequence ATGGGTAAAACTTTTTTGTCTAAAATAAGAAGCAGGTTTCTTGCTGGTTTAACTGTGGTCATTCCGGGAGCTTTGACTATTTTTATAATAGTCTGGCTGTTAAAGGAAATAAACCTTATTTTTAATCCGTTTTCCGTTTTTCTCGAAAATTATATTCATATTTATATACCGGACATAGGGTTAATACTTTTGCTTATTTTAATTTTAGCTTCCGGTTATCTTATTACGAATTTAGCGGGAAGGTCTATTATAAACTTTTACGAAAACGTAATGTTAAAAATTCCGGTAGTAAATTTACTTTATAAATCTACGAAACAGTGGGTAGATATTTTTTCTCCCGGCAAGAGTTCATTTAAAAAATTCGTTTTGGTAAAATATAACGACGATAAATTTATATACGGCTTTTTAACTTCCGCTACCGGAATAAAAACCGGAGGCAAAGACGAATATGCGGTAGTATATATACCTACTAACCATTTATATATTGGAATGAATATTATAGCAAAAAAAGAAGACGTGATAGATACCGGATTAAAAGTAGAACAGGGTATCCAGATAGTTCTTTCGGCCGGAATAGCTTTTCCCGATAGCTTATAA
- the rfbD gene encoding dTDP-4-dehydrorhamnose reductase translates to MLKIALIGSTGMLGIDVNAALKGVNFLIKNFNSKNLDIANSEAVNSAVESFKPDYIVNCAAYTNVDGAEADKELADAVNNVGVQNLADAALNTGARIIHISTDYVFDGSKRTPYNEDDVTNPINEYGSSKLRGEESLKNSGASYIILRTSWLYGKNGKNFVNTILKLADSQKKIEVVDDQFGSPTYTKDIAYAISEIIIKDNSKNEIYHLTNSSDGHTTWYKFALEIVNVFKRTNCEIIPVSSDKSARAAKRPVYSVLDNAKIKEDYGIELRSWKDALKKYCNDIGYFIV, encoded by the coding sequence ATGCTTAAAATTGCCCTTATTGGTTCGACCGGCATGCTCGGTATCGACGTAAATGCCGCCCTAAAAGGCGTTAACTTTTTAATCAAAAATTTTAACTCAAAAAATTTGGATATTGCAAATTCGGAAGCGGTTAATTCAGCCGTCGAAAGTTTCAAGCCGGATTATATCGTTAATTGCGCGGCTTATACTAACGTGGACGGAGCCGAAGCTGATAAAGAGCTGGCGGACGCCGTTAATAACGTCGGTGTGCAAAACTTAGCCGATGCGGCTTTAAACACCGGCGCCAGAATAATTCATATCAGCACCGATTATGTTTTTGACGGTTCAAAAAGAACGCCTTATAATGAAGACGACGTGACTAACCCGATAAACGAATACGGCTCGTCTAAGCTGAGAGGGGAGGAATCTTTAAAAAATTCCGGCGCAAGCTATATAATACTGCGTACTTCCTGGCTTTACGGAAAAAACGGGAAAAATTTCGTAAATACTATTCTAAAATTAGCCGACAGCCAGAAAAAAATAGAAGTCGTAGACGACCAGTTCGGCAGCCCGACGTACACTAAAGACATAGCCTATGCAATATCCGAAATAATTATAAAGGATAACTCGAAAAACGAAATATATCATTTGACTAATTCAAGCGACGGACATACGACGTGGTATAAGTTTGCCCTTGAAATAGTAAATGTTTTTAAAAGGACAAACTGCGAGATCATTCCCGTAAGTTCCGATAAATCGGCAAGAGCGGCGAAAAGACCAGTTTACAGCGTGCTTGATAACGCCAAGATTAAGGAAGATTACGGAATTGAATTAAGGTCGTGGAAAGACGCTTTAAAAAAATATTGCAACGACATAGGATACTTTATTGTTTGA
- the rfbB gene encoding dTDP-glucose 4,6-dehydratase, with the protein MKKTYLVTGGFGFIGANFIRYILDNRKDVDIINIDSITYAANPENLAGYTENYRFYKTDIADKQTLSKIFNENKIDFVINFAAESHVDRSILEPSIFTRTNVEGTLNLLELSMKHKVEKFLQISTDEVYGSLGDAGKFTEETPLSPRSPYSASKAAADMLVMSFFHTYNMPVLITRCSNNYGPYQFPEKLIPLTIINALNDKEIPLYGDGKNVRDWIHVLDHVKGICLVLEKGDFGEVYNIGGNAETKNIDIIIYILDKLNKPHSLIKYVKDRLGHDRRYAMDFSKINKNMGFLPEYFLEKGLDDTIDWYVNNENWWRKILSGDYKEYYKKMYENR; encoded by the coding sequence ATGAAGAAGACGTATCTGGTAACGGGGGGGTTCGGTTTTATAGGGGCTAATTTTATACGTTATATTTTGGATAATCGAAAAGACGTAGATATTATAAACATAGACAGCATAACCTATGCCGCAAATCCGGAAAATCTTGCAGGTTATACCGAAAATTACAGGTTTTATAAAACTGATATTGCCGACAAGCAGACTTTGTCCAAAATTTTTAACGAAAATAAAATAGACTTCGTAATAAATTTTGCGGCTGAATCCCACGTCGACAGGTCTATTCTGGAACCTTCTATTTTTACAAGGACTAACGTCGAAGGAACGTTAAATCTTCTTGAGTTGTCTATGAAACATAAAGTAGAAAAATTTTTGCAAATTTCTACCGACGAAGTTTACGGATCGTTAGGAGACGCCGGAAAATTTACCGAAGAAACTCCTTTGTCGCCGAGAAGCCCTTATTCCGCTTCAAAAGCCGCCGCAGATATGCTTGTCATGTCGTTTTTTCACACTTATAATATGCCGGTTTTAATTACGCGTTGTTCTAATAATTACGGGCCGTATCAGTTTCCTGAAAAATTAATACCCTTAACAATAATAAACGCTCTAAACGATAAAGAAATTCCTCTTTACGGCGACGGTAAAAACGTAAGAGACTGGATACACGTTTTAGACCACGTGAAAGGAATATGCTTAGTCTTAGAAAAAGGGGATTTTGGAGAAGTTTATAATATAGGCGGCAATGCCGAAACTAAAAATATAGATATAATTATATATATACTCGATAAACTCAATAAACCGCATTCTTTAATAAAATACGTCAAAGACAGATTAGGGCACGACAGAAGATATGCTATGGATTTTTCAAAAATAAATAAAAATATGGGTTTTTTGCCGGAGTATTTTCTCGAAAAAGGTCTTGACGATACAATAGACTGGTATGTAAACAACGAAAACTGGTGGCGTAAAATATTATCCGGCGATTATAAAGAATATTATAAAAAAATGTATGAAAACAGATGA
- a CDS encoding LPS-assembly protein LptD — MKKTVFCLYFFIAFFIIVFVLSVNNSNALNSKAVPIYIKSDKVVYNKHNHTYTFTGDVIITRKKFILKAEKVVYYFKTGYAVAVGRVVVNSKGTVTKAKKIKVYLKSRIGTTYNTHIHYIDKNIYVYGKKIYHKGKGFYQVKDGYLTSCKMHPPSWKLYSSFCDIYEGSYAYSYNSIFYIHNVPILYFPFMVTPIKTKKSSGLLIPTAGYSSLTGYQAGEGYYFDLGRSQDLTYELNYYSYLGYGNSLKYRYSLNPYSHGSIYGFYMHENDDQKSLSKSPSLTRYLLFSHNIDFFGKLAVKTNLNIPSDNAFYSDFSTSVYQMTKNRLSSNFSATYDFQSYSARMNFLRLDNLFIPNYATVNEYPAFSLDGQSELGKFFNNPLYFNLHSSFDVFRSPAYLNDERLDVYPSVYMPLNIIKGVHITPRIGVRDTGYFNITDGYNDVSSTDKNRQIYYASIDDNTTLFNNYLTSPKNNAGYLAFLTPYLNYNLVKPVNQSGLPLIDQTDYIPKESAFKYGLNFNLEGYNDKGISNLLRLSLYQYHSISGNFINPVNYFNYDNANSDIITRIKVHPISNLYFFGNASYDDYNYIFHDYNINSQITDFRKDSFGIGYTEINDVQGYISALNMFNSTNANLFPQTTSAITDLNTLSYASLSANLNIIGGFSVNTTENIDLTVHKDISNSIGVLYQTGCIGFIANYMNLPYFHQWAFSFGLILRGIGTYGFGNMISPGAANSGLSMSGPGFSNSF, encoded by the coding sequence ATGAAAAAAACAGTATTTTGCTTATACTTTTTTATTGCGTTTTTTATAATAGTTTTTGTTTTAAGCGTTAATAATTCCAATGCTCTTAATAGCAAAGCCGTTCCTATTTACATAAAGTCCGATAAGGTAGTTTATAATAAACATAATCATACATATACTTTTACCGGCGACGTTATAATAACGAGAAAAAAATTTATTCTCAAAGCCGAAAAAGTAGTCTATTATTTTAAAACCGGTTACGCCGTCGCCGTCGGGCGCGTCGTAGTAAATTCAAAGGGAACGGTTACTAAGGCCAAAAAAATAAAGGTTTATTTAAAAAGCCGCATAGGAACTACTTATAATACCCATATACATTACATCGACAAAAATATTTACGTTTACGGCAAAAAAATTTATCATAAAGGAAAAGGTTTTTATCAGGTCAAAGACGGATATTTAACTTCCTGTAAAATGCATCCGCCTTCATGGAAACTTTATTCTTCCTTTTGCGATATTTACGAAGGCAGTTATGCTTATTCTTATAATTCTATATTTTATATCCATAACGTTCCTATCCTCTATTTTCCTTTTATGGTTACGCCTATTAAAACCAAAAAATCTTCGGGGCTTTTAATACCTACCGCCGGATACAGCTCTCTTACTGGTTATCAGGCAGGAGAAGGTTATTATTTCGACTTGGGACGTTCGCAGGATTTAACCTACGAACTTAATTATTACAGCTATTTAGGATACGGCAACTCTTTAAAATACAGATACAGCCTAAATCCATACTCGCACGGTTCTATTTACGGTTTTTATATGCACGAGAACGACGACCAAAAAAGCCTTTCTAAGTCCCCAAGCTTAACGCGCTATCTGCTGTTTTCGCATAATATAGATTTTTTCGGTAAACTTGCGGTTAAGACTAATCTTAACATTCCTTCCGATAATGCGTTTTATTCAGATTTTTCTACAAGCGTTTATCAGATGACGAAAAACAGGCTGTCTTCTAATTTTTCCGCTACTTACGATTTTCAAAGTTATTCGGCGAGAATGAATTTCCTGAGGCTCGATAACCTGTTTATTCCAAACTACGCTACGGTGAACGAGTATCCTGCTTTTTCTTTAGACGGACAGTCCGAACTCGGTAAATTTTTTAATAATCCTTTATATTTCAATCTGCATTCTTCTTTTGACGTCTTCAGGAGTCCGGCATACTTAAACGATGAAAGGTTGGATGTTTACCCTTCGGTTTATATGCCTTTAAATATAATAAAAGGAGTTCATATAACGCCGAGGATAGGAGTGAGGGATACAGGCTATTTTAATATAACGGACGGCTATAACGACGTTTCTTCGACTGACAAGAACAGACAGATTTATTATGCTTCTATAGACGACAATACTACCCTGTTTAATAATTACTTGACTTCTCCTAAAAACAACGCAGGTTATTTAGCTTTTTTAACTCCTTATTTAAATTATAATCTTGTAAAGCCTGTTAATCAGTCGGGTCTTCCGTTAATCGACCAGACGGATTATATTCCAAAGGAAAGCGCATTTAAATACGGATTAAATTTTAATTTAGAAGGTTATAACGATAAAGGCATAAGCAATTTGCTGAGATTAAGTTTATACCAGTACCATTCTATTTCGGGAAATTTTATTAATCCGGTTAATTATTTTAATTACGATAATGCAAATTCCGATATTATAACGAGAATTAAAGTACATCCGATTTCCAATCTGTATTTTTTCGGCAACGCCAGTTACGACGATTATAATTATATATTTCACGATTATAATATAAACTCGCAAATTACCGATTTTAGAAAAGATTCTTTCGGCATAGGCTACACCGAAATAAACGACGTCCAGGGGTATATATCGGCTTTAAATATGTTTAATTCGACTAACGCAAATCTTTTTCCGCAGACGACGTCCGCTATAACCGACCTGAACACTTTGTCTTATGCCAGTTTATCGGCTAATTTAAATATAATCGGCGGTTTCAGCGTTAATACGACGGAAAATATAGATTTGACTGTTCATAAAGATATATCTAATTCAATAGGCGTCTTATATCAAACCGGATGTATAGGTTTTATTGCAAATTATATGAATCTGCCGTATTTTCATCAATGGGCTTTTTCTTTCGGTTTAATTTTAAGGGGAATAGGCACATACGGTTTCGGCAATATGATTTCGCCCGGAGCGGCTAATTCAGGTTTATCTATGAGCGGCCCGGGATTCAGCAATAGTTTTTAA